One window of Staphylococcus chromogenes genomic DNA carries:
- the dltD gene encoding D-alanyl-lipoteichoic acid biosynthesis protein DltD: MKLKYPALIAFLVSALLFGAFVLIPASWLQPNWSHDKLLKQQVANSDTVIKGSAIQNAMLKDKNFYPVYGSSELRKDDPYQPLILLKGKQPDLFYVGTGGQTDLLQAIALGAQYDQLKGKKMTIIVSPQWFTRNGILENNYLGRVSKVQINRYFDNPNIPNHLKQRLAQRLLHFKTNKNDAFLKEVSKTGEVKGHYLNPFYANHLEKMEVIKSYLQIPSETDKLTKLVDKSKPTHKSYQQLDKEAEQYGKAHSSTNPYRIKDAYWKLIKENKRPINRQYEFRTNSPEFKDLALLVDLMKAGNADVQYVVLPVNGKWYDSIKVNHERRQKVNQKIVKTINERGGNVYDMTNQDYKPYVMSDAVHIGWRGLVELTEQIEKHIKS; this comes from the coding sequence ATGAAACTAAAATATCCTGCACTTATTGCTTTTTTAGTTAGTGCACTTTTGTTTGGTGCCTTTGTATTGATACCTGCTTCATGGCTACAGCCGAATTGGTCGCATGATAAATTATTAAAACAACAAGTGGCGAATAGCGATACTGTCATTAAAGGCTCAGCCATTCAAAATGCAATGCTAAAGGATAAAAACTTTTATCCTGTTTATGGTTCGAGTGAACTTCGTAAAGACGATCCTTACCAACCTTTAATTCTATTAAAAGGAAAGCAACCTGATCTCTTTTATGTTGGAACGGGTGGTCAAACGGATTTATTACAAGCCATCGCATTAGGGGCGCAATATGATCAGCTTAAAGGTAAGAAGATGACCATTATTGTTTCTCCACAGTGGTTCACGCGAAATGGTATTTTAGAAAATAACTATTTAGGGCGTGTATCTAAAGTTCAAATTAATCGATATTTCGATAATCCAAACATACCGAATCATCTTAAGCAACGTTTAGCCCAACGTCTGCTCCATTTTAAAACGAACAAAAATGACGCATTCTTAAAAGAAGTATCAAAAACAGGTGAGGTTAAAGGACATTATCTCAATCCGTTTTATGCGAATCATTTAGAGAAAATGGAAGTCATTAAAAGTTATCTTCAAATACCTTCAGAAACTGATAAATTAACGAAACTTGTTGATAAGTCAAAACCAACGCATAAATCTTATCAACAATTGGATAAAGAAGCAGAACAATATGGTAAAGCCCATAGTTCAACGAATCCTTACCGTATAAAAGACGCATACTGGAAATTAATTAAAGAAAATAAACGACCTATTAACCGTCAATATGAATTCCGTACAAATTCTCCAGAGTTCAAAGACTTGGCATTATTAGTTGATTTAATGAAAGCTGGAAATGCAGATGTTCAATATGTAGTGTTACCTGTAAATGGTAAGTGGTACGACTCAATTAAAGTGAATCATGAACGTCGTCAAAAAGTAAATCAAAAAATTGTTAAAACAATTAATGAGCGCGGTGGCAATGTTTATGATATGACAAACCAAGACTACAAACCTTATGTGATGAGTGATGCCGTTCATATTGGATGGCGTGGACTTGTTGAACTTACGGAACAAATTGAAAAACATATTAAATCTTAA
- a CDS encoding teichoic acid D-Ala incorporation-associated protein DltX, with translation MKLADHVYLKSFLLMVLYFAIMMALYLLYGDSGAQSTFVYNEF, from the coding sequence ATGAAATTGGCAGATCATGTGTATCTAAAGTCATTTTTATTAATGGTTTTGTATTTTGCAATAATGATGGCTTTGTATTTGTTGTACGGGGATAGCGGTGCACAAAGTACATTTGTCTATAATGAATTTTAA
- a CDS encoding DUF3055 domain-containing protein, translated as MIDMYLYDDVEPSQVRFVGFVGEHSRYDLVLIQTDRHYGKTLVLNTQTNKFGIIGTDDLEEEGYIAYILGVSEQEGDEITAYLHEVIQ; from the coding sequence ATGATAGATATGTATTTATATGATGACGTTGAGCCTTCCCAAGTTCGATTCGTTGGGTTTGTAGGAGAACATAGTCGATACGATTTGGTTTTAATCCAAACAGATCGCCATTACGGAAAAACGCTTGTGCTCAACACACAAACTAATAAATTTGGAATTATAGGAACCGATGATTTAGAAGAAGAAGGCTATATTGCTTATATTTTAGGTGTTAGCGAACAAGAAGGCGATGAAATTACAGCTTACTTGCATGAAGTGATTCAATAG
- the dltA gene encoding D-alanine--poly(phosphoribitol) ligase subunit DltA produces MRDILEAIRHFSKATPNKNAVQHQENTLTYSELETYSNQLALRLKNETQPIVVYGHMSPYMIVGMIAALKAGCGYVPIDYSIPANRIESIVKKIEPSLFLNTMTDTITIEGVDVVDVHELDLIGEDDHISNIQPDTIAYTIFTSGSTGEPKGVQIYYDSLVDFANWVDDLNHNKEGQVWLNQAPLSFDLSVMSVYPALISGGTIQFISKDMIMNPKALHELFISQRIDVWVSTPSFMEMCLLLPSFNEGQMPNLSTFLFCGEVFGHKSAQRLVQQFPQADIYNTYGPTEATVAITSILVTEALLNQFDIVPIGAPRPGVQLRLTEENELVIEGSCVSAGYVKDPERSARVFIETDGTRGYLTGDSAKFENDQWFIQGRIDNQIKYNGYRMELEEIEAKLNRLDEINSAMVVPVRKNNKVKLLKGVIRLSSQDLDEKKAIKAIKERIKKELPDYMIPQQWVCVDQMPLNNNGKIDRKMINEVYQS; encoded by the coding sequence ATGAGAGATATTTTAGAAGCAATTCGCCATTTTAGTAAAGCCACTCCAAATAAAAATGCTGTACAACATCAAGAGAATACACTCACGTATTCAGAATTAGAAACTTATTCAAATCAACTTGCACTTCGTTTGAAGAACGAGACACAGCCTATTGTTGTGTATGGACATATGTCTCCTTATATGATAGTTGGAATGATTGCAGCATTGAAAGCAGGATGTGGCTATGTACCCATAGATTATTCGATTCCAGCTAATCGTATTGAATCTATAGTTAAGAAAATTGAACCGAGTTTATTTTTGAACACGATGACAGATACAATCACCATTGAAGGTGTCGACGTTGTAGATGTGCATGAACTTGACTTAATAGGTGAAGATGATCACATTTCCAATATTCAACCTGATACGATTGCCTATACGATTTTTACATCAGGTTCTACTGGTGAACCTAAAGGTGTACAAATCTATTACGACAGTCTTGTGGATTTTGCGAACTGGGTAGATGATTTAAATCATAATAAAGAAGGCCAAGTCTGGTTGAACCAAGCCCCACTTTCGTTTGATTTGTCTGTTATGTCAGTTTATCCTGCGTTGATTTCAGGCGGGACAATACAGTTTATTTCTAAAGACATGATTATGAACCCGAAAGCATTACATGAGCTATTTATTTCACAACGCATAGATGTGTGGGTATCTACCCCTTCATTTATGGAAATGTGCTTACTCTTACCTTCATTTAACGAAGGGCAAATGCCGAACTTATCGACATTTTTATTCTGTGGAGAAGTGTTTGGCCACAAATCCGCACAACGTTTGGTGCAACAATTTCCACAAGCAGATATCTATAATACGTATGGTCCAACAGAAGCAACAGTGGCCATTACAAGTATTTTAGTAACTGAAGCATTGTTGAATCAGTTTGACATTGTCCCTATTGGCGCACCGAGACCAGGTGTTCAGTTACGTCTTACTGAGGAAAATGAGCTTGTCATCGAGGGTTCTTGTGTGAGTGCAGGTTATGTGAAAGATCCAGAACGTAGTGCCCGTGTGTTTATTGAAACAGATGGCACGAGAGGTTATTTAACTGGGGATAGTGCAAAATTTGAAAATGATCAATGGTTCATCCAAGGACGTATTGACAACCAAATTAAATATAACGGCTACCGTATGGAACTTGAAGAAATCGAAGCAAAATTAAATCGACTTGACGAAATTAACAGTGCGATGGTCGTGCCTGTTCGCAAAAATAATAAGGTTAAATTGTTGAAAGGCGTCATTCGTTTATCTTCACAAGATTTAGATGAAAAAAAGGCTATAAAAGCAATTAAAGAACGCATTAAAAAAGAATTACCAGATTACATGATTCCACAACAATGGGTATGTGTGGATCAAATGCCATTAAATAATAATGGTAAAATAGACAGAAAAATGATTAACGAGGTATATCAATCATGA
- a CDS encoding YuzB family protein → MNPIVEFCISNMARGSEAVYQTLENDPNVDVLDYGCLQNCGICSSGLYALVNGDLVEGDTADELLQNIYAHIETTWIF, encoded by the coding sequence ATGAATCCTATTGTTGAATTTTGTATCTCGAATATGGCACGGGGTTCGGAAGCGGTTTATCAAACATTAGAAAATGATCCCAATGTCGATGTTTTGGATTATGGTTGCTTACAAAATTGCGGAATTTGCTCGTCTGGATTATATGCGCTTGTGAATGGCGATTTAGTAGAAGGCGATACCGCCGATGAGTTGCTTCAAAATATTTATGCTCATATAGAAACAACATGGATTTTTTAA
- a CDS encoding YuzD family protein yields the protein MNKVSVVVYGADVICASCVNAPSSRNTYEWLQSILERKYPDIQFEYTYIDIEKDTENLSDHDQQYIEQINEDELFYPLVTMNDEYVTDGYVQLKPITRFIDEHIAQ from the coding sequence ATGAATAAGGTGAGTGTTGTTGTCTACGGTGCGGATGTCATTTGTGCCAGTTGTGTGAATGCACCGAGTTCACGTAACACCTATGAGTGGTTACAATCAATTTTAGAACGAAAATATCCAGATATTCAATTTGAATATACGTATATAGATATTGAAAAAGATACAGAAAATTTATCAGATCATGATCAACAGTACATTGAACAAATCAATGAAGATGAATTATTCTATCCGTTAGTCACAATGAACGATGAATATGTAACAGACGGATATGTTCAACTCAAACCAATTACACGATTTATTGATGAGCATATCGCTCAATAA
- the dltC gene encoding D-alanine--poly(phosphoribitol) ligase subunit 2, with translation MEFREQVLNILEEVTEDSVVKEQPDVRLFDEGILDSMQTVQLILAIQNELDIEVSIMDFDREAWATPNKIVEVLSELQ, from the coding sequence ATGGAATTTAGAGAACAAGTATTGAATATTTTAGAAGAAGTAACAGAAGATAGCGTTGTAAAAGAACAACCCGATGTGCGTTTATTTGATGAAGGTATTTTAGACTCTATGCAAACCGTTCAACTGATTTTAGCGATTCAGAACGAATTGGATATCGAAGTGTCAATTATGGATTTTGATCGTGAAGCATGGGCAACACCAAATAAAATCGTTGAAGTATTATCTGAATTACAATGA
- a CDS encoding 2-hydroxyacid dehydrogenase, with translation MNKILVTRQIPEKFKTRLERQSEVEMWDHHLTPMPRDQFIQSAKDKTALLVTLSEQIDEKLFQAAPHLKVVANMAVGYDNIDLAAAERHGVVVTNTPHVLTETTAELGFALMLATSRRIVEAEKYVQDGKWESWGPYLLAGKDIYRSKVGIFGMGEIGRAFARRLKGFNADILYHNRSKNLKAESELGAFYTSFETLIKESDFIISTAPSTPETQNTFNRDVFKNMRNDAIFINIGRGDLVVEEDLIEAIENKEIAGAGLDVVRDEPIRTDHPLLKYPNVIVTPHIGSASILTRDQMIQTCVLNIEDVFHSKTARNQVKGH, from the coding sequence ATGAATAAAATACTTGTGACGCGACAAATTCCAGAGAAATTTAAGACGCGCTTAGAACGACAATCAGAAGTTGAGATGTGGGACCATCACCTCACACCTATGCCAAGAGACCAATTTATACAGTCAGCCAAAGATAAAACAGCGTTACTTGTCACATTAAGTGAACAGATTGATGAAAAACTTTTCCAAGCAGCACCTCATTTAAAAGTTGTAGCCAACATGGCGGTAGGTTACGATAATATCGATTTGGCAGCAGCGGAACGTCATGGTGTTGTGGTGACAAACACACCTCACGTCCTCACAGAAACAACGGCAGAGTTAGGTTTTGCTTTAATGCTTGCGACATCGCGCCGAATTGTAGAAGCGGAAAAATATGTGCAAGATGGCAAATGGGAGAGTTGGGGACCATACTTATTAGCAGGTAAAGATATCTACCGTTCAAAAGTAGGAATATTTGGAATGGGTGAAATAGGTAGGGCCTTTGCACGCAGACTGAAAGGATTTAATGCGGATATTTTATATCATAATCGATCAAAAAACCTTAAAGCAGAAAGCGAATTGGGTGCATTTTATACCTCATTTGAAACATTGATTAAAGAGAGTGATTTTATCATTTCCACCGCCCCTTCAACGCCTGAGACACAAAACACCTTTAATCGTGACGTATTCAAAAATATGAGAAATGATGCAATTTTTATTAATATCGGACGTGGGGACTTAGTGGTAGAAGAAGACCTTATAGAAGCCATTGAAAATAAAGAGATTGCAGGTGCTGGTTTAGATGTCGTACGCGATGAACCTATACGTACAGACCACCCATTATTAAAATATCCAAATGTGATTGTCACACCTCATATCGGTAGTGCTTCTATTTTAACGCGAGATCAAATGATTCAAACGTGTGTCTTAAATATTGAAGATGTCTTTCATAGCAAAACAGCACGCAATCAAGTCAAAGGGCATTAG
- a CDS encoding TIGR01457 family HAD-type hydrolase, whose protein sequence is MKTYKAFLIDLDGTLYKGNDVIPGAREFIDYLNVQEIPHLYVTNNSTKSPEDVVQKLTQMNIEAKPQEVVTSAMATADYIASEHPQASVYMVGGSGLESALKEAGLVLKSDIDVDYVVMGLDENITYDKLTTATLAVQNGATFISTNKDPSIPKEQGFLPGNGSLTSVVTVSSKTEPKFIGKPETPIMHKALDLLQVSPKDVAMIGDLYDTDILSGINIGIDTIHVQTGVTSESEALSKPTPPTYSVRDLAVLKQKLEKASDTHE, encoded by the coding sequence ATGAAAACATACAAAGCTTTTCTCATTGATTTAGACGGAACGTTATATAAGGGCAATGATGTGATTCCAGGGGCACGTGAATTTATAGACTATTTGAATGTTCAAGAAATTCCTCATTTATACGTGACGAATAACTCTACTAAATCACCTGAAGATGTGGTTCAAAAGCTCACGCAAATGAATATAGAAGCAAAACCGCAAGAGGTCGTGACGTCAGCGATGGCTACAGCGGATTACATCGCTTCTGAACACCCACAAGCTTCAGTATATATGGTAGGAGGTTCTGGATTAGAAAGTGCTTTGAAAGAAGCAGGTCTAGTACTTAAATCAGATATAGATGTGGATTATGTTGTGATGGGGTTAGATGAAAATATTACTTATGATAAGCTTACGACCGCAACATTGGCCGTTCAAAATGGTGCCACGTTTATTTCAACGAACAAAGATCCCTCTATTCCTAAAGAGCAAGGTTTTTTGCCTGGAAATGGTTCATTAACAAGCGTGGTGACGGTTTCTTCAAAAACAGAACCTAAATTTATCGGAAAACCCGAGACGCCAATTATGCATAAAGCGCTTGATTTATTACAAGTCTCCCCGAAAGATGTTGCGATGATTGGCGATTTATATGATACGGATATATTGTCCGGAATTAATATCGGCATTGACACGATACATGTTCAAACAGGCGTTACGTCTGAATCAGAGGCCTTATCGAAACCGACACCTCCAACTTATAGTGTTCGAGATTTAGCAGTATTAAAACAGAAACTTGAAAAGGCGAGTGATACACATGAATAA
- a CDS encoding DUF86 domain-containing protein produces MYFVNKEKLSRKLTYLKQLTEDYESVKNNHYAFERVAQMLIESSVDIGNMIIDAFILRDPGNYKDVIDILELEGAISKETKLHLHKTIEVRKQFVHLYDELNMAEVQPLFDEALPYYRQFIEEVVYFLENENVPVTAFGKGENAE; encoded by the coding sequence ATGTATTTTGTAAATAAGGAAAAATTATCTCGTAAACTGACTTATTTAAAACAACTCACAGAAGACTATGAATCTGTTAAAAACAATCATTATGCATTTGAACGCGTGGCTCAAATGTTGATTGAATCTTCTGTGGATATAGGCAATATGATTATTGATGCATTTATTTTAAGAGATCCAGGTAACTATAAAGATGTGATTGACATTTTAGAATTAGAAGGTGCCATCTCTAAAGAAACAAAGCTCCATTTACATAAAACGATTGAAGTACGTAAACAATTTGTACATTTATATGATGAATTAAATATGGCTGAGGTACAGCCACTTTTCGACGAGGCCTTGCCTTACTATCGTCAATTTATAGAGGAAGTGGTTTATTTTTTAGAAAATGAAAATGTACCTGTCACTGCTTTTGGTAAAGGAGAGAACGCAGAATGA
- the dltB gene encoding D-alanyl-lipoteichoic acid biosynthesis protein DltB — translation MTPYASFHFFLIALIILLPIIILGLFGKRSKIYNALSTLVMLVIIFADHKHNFFGNQYLSYHTITFFLYIIWQVVVIKGYEKLNKNKEKNSTALYITVLFLSLLPLIAVKVLQSSWLGTGQVHMYSSKLLGLFGFLGISYIAFKSIQLIMEIRDHSIKEIPLKKLLAFMTFFPTISSGPIDRFRRFIKDEKKIPDPAQYRLLLEKAVHYVMLGFLYKYIVAFLIQKYVTTPMGNHLTSFTDYWIYMYGYTFYLFFDFAGYSLFAVAFSYIYGIQTPMNFNKPFLAKNIKDFWNRWHMSLSFWFRDCVYMRIVFFMTKKKYMKSTFHISNLAFLVNFGIMGIWHGLEWFYIIYGLYHAALFIGYAYYEKWRKKRFGQLKHPFFNVMGILITFHFIAFGLLIFSGKLI, via the coding sequence ATGACACCATATGCTTCTTTTCATTTTTTCTTAATTGCTTTAATTATATTATTGCCAATTATTATATTAGGGCTATTTGGTAAACGCTCAAAAATTTATAATGCCCTAAGTACTCTTGTGATGCTAGTGATTATCTTTGCTGATCACAAGCACAACTTTTTTGGCAATCAATATTTAAGTTATCATACAATAACATTTTTCCTTTATATCATTTGGCAAGTCGTGGTGATAAAAGGATATGAAAAGCTAAATAAAAATAAAGAAAAAAATTCAACGGCATTGTACATCACGGTCCTATTCTTATCTTTGCTTCCTTTAATTGCGGTTAAAGTGTTACAAAGTTCTTGGCTAGGTACTGGACAAGTACATATGTATAGTTCGAAACTTTTAGGATTGTTTGGGTTTTTAGGTATTTCATACATTGCGTTTAAGAGTATCCAATTAATTATGGAGATTCGAGATCATTCTATTAAAGAAATACCACTCAAAAAATTATTAGCTTTTATGACATTTTTCCCAACAATTTCATCTGGACCTATCGATCGATTTAGACGATTTATAAAAGATGAAAAGAAAATTCCAGACCCAGCGCAATACCGATTACTCCTAGAAAAAGCTGTACACTATGTGATGCTTGGGTTCTTATACAAATACATTGTTGCATTTTTAATTCAAAAATATGTGACAACACCAATGGGTAACCATTTAACGTCCTTTACTGATTATTGGATTTATATGTATGGTTATACTTTCTATTTATTCTTTGATTTTGCAGGTTACAGTTTATTTGCGGTGGCATTCAGTTACATCTATGGTATTCAAACACCAATGAACTTTAATAAACCGTTCCTTGCTAAAAACATTAAAGATTTCTGGAACCGTTGGCACATGTCATTATCTTTCTGGTTCAGAGATTGCGTCTACATGCGTATCGTCTTCTTTATGACGAAAAAGAAATATATGAAATCAACATTTCATATCTCTAATTTAGCATTTTTAGTCAATTTCGGAATTATGGGGATTTGGCACGGTCTTGAATGGTTCTATATTATTTATGGTTTATACCATGCAGCATTATTTATCGGATATGCCTATTATGAAAAATGGCGTAAAAAACGTTTTGGTCAACTGAAACATCCATTTTTTAATGTTATGGGTATCCTTATTACGTTCCACTTTATAGCATTTGGACTATTAATATTCTCAGGAAAACTGATTTAA
- the yidC gene encoding membrane protein insertase YidC, which translates to MKSSDWISKSFEMIFIVPMQRLLTLFSSWGGGHFGFGIIVLVLLVRLCLLPFMVRQSKMSHRLRHIKPVVEPLINERKKKLKEAETPEEKEIAHQKLMEKYKLYGMHPSQTMLGCLPVLLQIPILLGLLYAIKHPSHHILMTEMMFLGYDLRHPELVLTLLAGLLYFIQPLVNMGNFQHKRVSIILAILMPLFIILAAMQTPSAIALYWITNASFLIVQMACTNIIFGKRAQREAINLERNLNTKTDESK; encoded by the coding sequence ATGAAAAGTAGTGATTGGATTTCGAAAAGTTTCGAAATGATATTTATCGTTCCAATGCAACGATTGTTAACACTGTTTAGCAGTTGGGGAGGCGGTCATTTTGGTTTTGGGATTATTGTACTCGTTTTACTCGTGCGCTTATGTTTATTACCTTTCATGGTACGCCAATCTAAAATGAGTCATCGTCTTAGACATATTAAACCTGTCGTTGAGCCTTTAATAAATGAACGCAAAAAAAAACTCAAAGAAGCCGAAACACCTGAGGAAAAAGAAATCGCTCATCAAAAGTTAATGGAGAAGTATAAACTGTATGGTATGCATCCCTCTCAAACCATGTTAGGTTGTCTACCTGTATTGTTACAAATTCCTATTTTACTGGGGCTATTATATGCAATTAAACATCCAAGTCATCATATATTAATGACAGAAATGATGTTTTTAGGTTATGACTTAAGACATCCAGAACTTGTTTTAACCCTTTTGGCAGGCTTACTCTATTTCATTCAGCCTTTAGTCAATATGGGGAACTTTCAACATAAGCGTGTGTCTATTATTCTGGCTATTTTAATGCCACTTTTCATTATACTCGCAGCAATGCAAACCCCGAGTGCGATTGCGTTATATTGGATTACAAACGCTAGTTTTTTAATTGTTCAGATGGCGTGTACAAATATTATTTTTGGAAAACGCGCGCAACGTGAAGCAATCAACTTAGAGCGCAATTTAAATACAAAAACAGACGAAAGTAAATAA
- a CDS encoding NifU family protein, with protein sequence MPTENATMYDQVAEVIEKLRPFLLRDGGDCELVDVEDGIVKLQLLGACGTCPSSTITLKAGIERALVEEVPGVIEVEQVF encoded by the coding sequence ATGCCAACTGAAAATGCAACCATGTATGACCAAGTTGCTGAAGTCATCGAAAAACTACGTCCTTTCTTATTACGCGATGGCGGTGACTGCGAACTCGTTGATGTTGAAGATGGTATCGTCAAACTTCAATTGTTAGGAGCTTGTGGTACATGTCCTAGTAGTACTATCACATTAAAAGCTGGGATTGAACGTGCTTTAGTGGAAGAAGTTCCTGGCGTTATCGAAGTCGAACAAGTCTTTTAA
- a CDS encoding NAD(P)/FAD-dependent oxidoreductase — MKNLVLLGGGYGNMRILSRILPDALPEEYQITLIDRMPYHGLKTEFYALAAGSKSDKEVRVGFPKSERMNIVYGEITDIDLEQQIVSVGQTRVDYDELIIGLGCEDKYHNVPGAKEHTYSIQTLPNARKTYHDICDLPSKSQVGIVGAGLSGIELASALRESRSDIEIFLYDRGDRILNQFPEKLSNYVKKWFEQHDVTVVPNSDIVKVEPGILYNKETKNEHDLIVWTAGIQPVELVRNLPIDLSRSNRVVLNQYHQIPTYPNVYVVGDCADLPHAPSAQLAEEQADQIATVLKTQWQGQPLPEHMPEIKIQGFLGSLGEKKGFAYLMDKTVTGRLASILKSGVLWLYKYHNG, encoded by the coding sequence ATGAAGAATTTAGTATTATTAGGCGGCGGCTATGGTAATATGCGTATTTTATCACGGATTTTACCAGATGCATTACCTGAAGAGTATCAAATTACGCTTATAGATCGTATGCCCTATCATGGGTTAAAAACAGAATTTTATGCACTGGCTGCAGGTTCTAAATCAGACAAAGAGGTACGTGTTGGATTTCCAAAATCTGAACGTATGAACATCGTCTATGGAGAAATTACAGATATAGATTTAGAGCAACAGATTGTTTCTGTAGGGCAAACACGTGTAGATTATGATGAACTCATCATCGGGTTAGGTTGTGAAGACAAGTACCATAATGTCCCTGGCGCAAAAGAACATACATATAGTATCCAAACGTTACCTAATGCGCGTAAAACTTATCATGATATTTGCGATTTACCTTCAAAATCACAAGTCGGCATCGTGGGGGCAGGATTGAGTGGTATTGAACTTGCGAGTGCATTGCGTGAAAGTCGAAGTGATATTGAAATCTTTTTATATGATAGAGGCGACCGTATTTTAAATCAATTTCCTGAAAAGCTCAGTAACTACGTTAAAAAGTGGTTTGAACAACATGATGTTACAGTTGTCCCAAATTCTGATATCGTAAAAGTAGAACCTGGAATTTTATACAATAAAGAAACGAAAAATGAACATGACTTAATTGTTTGGACAGCGGGCATTCAACCTGTTGAGCTTGTTCGTAACTTACCCATAGATTTAAGTCGTAGTAACCGTGTGGTGTTAAATCAGTATCACCAAATCCCAACGTATCCTAATGTGTATGTCGTTGGAGATTGCGCGGATTTACCTCATGCACCGAGTGCTCAGCTTGCTGAAGAACAAGCAGATCAAATAGCGACGGTATTGAAAACACAATGGCAAGGCCAGCCTCTCCCTGAACATATGCCAGAAATTAAAATCCAAGGTTTCTTAGGTTCATTAGGTGAGAAAAAGGGATTTGCTTACTTGATGGATAAAACAGTGACTGGACGCCTTGCTTCCATTTTAAAATCAGGTGTGCTTTGGCTTTATAAATATCATAATGGATAA